The Geobacillus genomosp. 3 genome segment CATAAGGTCCAACTTGTCATCCCCGATGCCGTAATCCGCCAGCCGCGAGGGCGCCCCAAGGCTTGACCAGAAGGCGCGCAGCCGTTCAATGCCTTCAAGCGCCACATCGCGCTCCGCTTTTCCGGCCGGGTCGACTCCGAAGACGCGCACTGCGAGCTGGGCGAAGCGGCTCACGTTTTCGTCCAAAACGTGCTTCATCCAGTTCGGAAACAAAATCGCCAAACCGCCGCCGTGCGGAATGTCGTACACCGCGGAAACGGCATGCTCAATATCGTGCGTCGCCCAGTCGCCGCGCACGCCCATTTGCAGAAATCCGTTTAAGGCGATCGTGCCCGAGTACATGATCGTCTCGCGCAGCTCGTAGTTTTCCAAGTCGTTGACCAGCTTCGGCGCCGTCTCGATGATGGTGTTGAGCACCGCTTCGCACATCCGGTCTTGCAGCGGCGTGTTCGGTACATGGTGGAAATATTGCTCAAACACATGCGACATGATATCGACGATGCCATAAACGGTTTGGTCTTTCGGAACCGTCATCGTATACGTCGGGTCCAAAATCGAAAACTGCGGAAATGTCACCGGGCTTCCCCAGCCGTATTTTTCTTTTGTCTCCCAGTTCGTGATCACTGAACCGGCGTTCATTTCCGAGCCGGTCGCCGCCAGTGTCAAGATCGTTCCAAACGGCAAGGCTTCATGGACGGGCGCTTTTTTCGTAATAAACTCCCACGGATCGCCGTCAAATTTCGCCCCGGCCGCGATCGCTTTCGTACAATCGATGACACTGCCGCCGCCGACTGCCAGCAAAAACTCAATCCCTTCGCGCCGGCAAATGTCCACCCCTTTGCGGACGGTCGAAACGCGCGGGTTCGGCTCAACGCCCGGCAGCTCCGTGACCTTGGCGCCGATGCTTGCCAATATGTTGATCACTTGATCGTACAAGCCGCTCCGTTTGATGCTGCCGCCGCCGTAAACGAGCAGCACGTTTTTGCCGTACTGCGGCACTTCTTGCTTCAGCTGCTCAATCTCCCCCCGTCCGAAAATGAGTTTCGTCGGGTTGCGAAACGTAAAATGTTGCATATGTATCTTCCTCCTTTTGCCTCTATTATGGCGATGC includes the following:
- a CDS encoding iron-containing alcohol dehydrogenase, with product MQHFTFRNPTKLIFGRGEIEQLKQEVPQYGKNVLLVYGGGSIKRSGLYDQVINILASIGAKVTELPGVEPNPRVSTVRKGVDICRREGIEFLLAVGGGSVIDCTKAIAAGAKFDGDPWEFITKKAPVHEALPFGTILTLAATGSEMNAGSVITNWETKEKYGWGSPVTFPQFSILDPTYTMTVPKDQTVYGIVDIMSHVFEQYFHHVPNTPLQDRMCEAVLNTIIETAPKLVNDLENYELRETIMYSGTIALNGFLQMGVRGDWATHDIEHAVSAVYDIPHGGGLAILFPNWMKHVLDENVSRFAQLAVRVFGVDPAGKAERDVALEGIERLRAFWSSLGAPSRLADYGIGDDKLDLMADKAMAFGEFGRFKTLNRDDVRAILRASL